tgtctctctcacgtatacaTGTAGGATGAtattattaatcaaatgaaaatttactaataaaatgttctattatgtcACTAGTGGAACCAGGAGGCCGAGGCCAGAGATTTAAAACAAGGGAGTACTTCCCACATTTCTCATACGGCCAAAGAATGGTGCAGGCTGCACTGGCTAAGAGTCTACCTGCCATACCATTGCCAGATGACACCAGCAATCATCCAGGTACAATGTAAtcccatttttattttgttgaaaggCAAGATTTAACCAGAAAGTAAGGAACTAACTCAGGGGTTCCACttattgcacacacaaaagtatacGCAGTTTTCAGCCTCCGTACACATTTTCACCGACATGTTGCATTTTGTCACGCAAAATTACAATTGCACTCAAAACACTAAATAGCCACGAAGAGAGCACCTGAACTCCCACCTCTGATTCTCCCCACCCGCCTTGTTCATCACTGTTAACACTCGTGTACTTATCGCCAGAGGCCATAGTACCAGTGCTCTACCGAATTGAATCTTTATTCCTTAGGTCACTGCCACCGGCGATAGCCTTATGAATGACCAGCTCTACCGAAGAGGAAGATTGCATTACatttctttgggggggggggggggggggggtcatgagTCACAGAATAAATAATTGATCCTGCTgtgttcagcaaaacaatggtCTGCCTTATCACACATGCCATTAGTTTGGTGCACTGCCGATTCAGTTTACAGGCCAGGGGTGTCCGGGTCTACTCTGATTACATCGGACTGACCCACAGTGATTGTTTTTCAGGCTGAAATATCTTCCATTTAGCGCCATGCAAATAGTTCAGTTCCTCGCTTAGAGGCCTATTACCTGTACAGAGCCACTGCAAAACGCAAACAGACCGATCTGTCGTCGGAAAGTGAAAGAACAGAATCTGATGAAGGGACTTCTTTTAGTTACCTATCATCATCATgtccagtgatggcgctagtacttttttcaaaccggtacgcaaacttttatgaagcaaacagtccagaaaaaaacggtaggctggtcattggaaccagttagAATCCagctcagagtactggttttataGTTTTGCCAGCGAAAAAAgaccggtagttctaaaaatcaacggcagccaattttgttccgggaTTTTttcgtttcaaccggtaaaataccggtaattaccggttaacgccaacaCTGCATGTCTTCTCAATCGTAGTGAGAAAAACACACTTCTCCTTCGCGTTTTTTCCCCCAATTAAGTTTGTAATGGTACGCGTTTTCCCCGGCTCATACGCATTTTTTCAGTCATGTTGTGTATGCAAACGCAAAAAGCAAAAACCCAGTGGAACCCCTGACTAACTAACTGTTATGCAATACTTCTGGAGGGGTGATCACACTACAGTTAACACAGTTTAGTTATGACTAAGATATGTAGTTAAATTGCTATTCTGATACACATTGGAGAATTCAGGGTTATGATTTGATAGTCTCACATGTACATGGACCTATTTCGGTCATAAGGCCATATATGTCAACGGAAGCTGCTCAATatcctatatatatatttacaacAATAAAGCATGCTTCCTGTTTCATCACCGTGGATGAATTAAGTGCTTGCATGCACATACCTGGTCAGGTTTGCTTCTGTTACTGGTCGACAGACGATATAGTTTgtacaaaaactaaattcttgccGTCTATGAAATACATCCCTGGTAAAAATTCAATTCCTGCAACACACCTTGCAAAACTAGTAGCTGCAGTCTAGCAGACGGTCTTTCCAGTGCTTTGTAATGAATCGGCAATATTGCCTTTGCCTATGCAACGCTCATATATATGCAGATCCCAATCTGATGAATGGACTGACCCACAGTTAACAGAGAAAATAGAGGACCCACTAGAGAAAATGCTGAATTCTTGGGATGTAGTCTGatgatagacggaagacagacaatagacggaagacagacaatagacagaagatagatggaagacagacaatagttGGAAGACAGATGGTAGAtcgaagacagacaatagacggaagacagacgatagacggaagacagacgatagatggaagacagacaatagacggaagatagacggaagacagacaatagacggaagacagacgatagatggaagacagacgatagatagaagatagacggaagacagacaatagacagaagacagacaatagatggaagacagacaatagacggaagacagacaatagatggaagacagacgGAAGACAtacaatagacggaagacagacggtagatggaagatagacggaagacagacgatgTAGTCTGACGATAGacgatacatatatatacggaCGTTCAACCAGTATTTGGCTTCAGCTTGATTCAGGAACAAGAGGGCGACTGCAACTGAGTCGCATGTATAGACAAACCATAATGCCTTTCTCCAGTCCAGTCTATGAAATAGGACTTACAGCTGATCTAGCTGGACTCTACGCAAGCTTCAGTACGAATGAAGTAAAATCTCCCATATCAAatttattatacacaaatatgaaAACAGTTAACTAGACTGTTCTAACTGTAAACCAACGTAAAGGGGAAATATGAAGCTCAAAAACAGGTTAAGTCCCAAGCATCATGCAaccacaggcgctttctgtctgtctttcctacAGTTGACTGCAGCTTCGAACCACAGGCGCTTGTGACAGAGGACTCTATAAGCAGCCATCACTCAGTTGACTCCCAAATGGTGAGTTTTTATAGAGTAGATTATTTGTTGCCCTGTCTGAAGATATTTTGTTTTTGCGATTTGATTTGTTAAATGTTTGACCTGCATTACTTGTGAGTTTCCTGTGATGACCAAGGCAATGAAATATGTTTGCTATCTGCAGTCTATGTTCTTTTGCCTCTGAAAAACATGCATCAGAGTTGTGCATTCTTTTTCAGCAACTGgttctttttctcagacaaaataaggcatttataatgaaaaaagaacaaaaatatacggtcgaaacagatcaccaacaaaggctaacaagttcagttGAGTTGCCAGTTGGAAGGAACAGCGAAGAATGTCCCAGTTACTTCCTCAGTCGTACTCTTTTTGATTGTTcgatttggcaattctgaatgatggcaggaactgaagtgcgccaggcagtatcagcgaagtcctctggctcattttctgtgccCACGAAAGCTTCCAGGTAGGCTATTTGTCGGTATCGGCGGACTGCATAATAATGTTGTCGAAGCTCAGTCTCGCTTACGACGCATCCAAAATGGCATCCTCCGACGGTGCTGTGACTGTGTGAAAGATGTCTTCAAATCACTTAGCACATTTGAAAAAATCCTATGTAACAAGCTGACCAGGATTGAGATAATCGGAAAACGTGGCCGAATTGTCCCAATTCTCATGACTGCACAGGTGAAAGCAGCTGTGGAACTGCTTGTGCAAAAAAGGGATGATGCTGGTGTCAGCGGCTCCAACAAATTTGTGTTTTCTTGCTCATTCTTTCAGTCGGAGGGGCACATTCGGGGATCTGACACGCTTCGAAAGTTTGTGACATCAGCGCAGTTGGCAGAGCCACAGTTCATCACATCTACTTCACTTCGAAAGCAGGTTGCTACTCTGTCCCAGATAGTCAGTTTGAAGGACAACGAGCTGGATGCCCTTGCTCAGTTTATGGGACACCGCGAGTACTACCGCCTCCCATCAGACATGATGCAGTTGGCCAAAGTCAGCAAATTACTCCTTGCCCTTGAAAAGGGGAAGCTGCAAGACCACCAGCGCTGCACCCTGGATGAGATGGAAGTGGCTGAAGATGAAGCCATCACCTCGGATGAGGAGGCAGGTATGTGTGACATTTTGAACATGAATTccttttcccgcagtggggcactgcggttatgaaattaaaggcccctcctgtttttggaaccgcaggagctttctagtttgctgttaggtagatttttggttcctctttcctgtcatgctctctttttcttcatgaattcttttcttttttctgccttcttgctcattcacctgtattttttccaaaaatctcttctcttgccgcttgtctcgcgattcatgtatagtttaatctgttagtgttctgatgtaagtccagcagtagataggttaagcctattttaacatactggaaactggtaatcttccagtaggtattaatttagttttactaaagcctgctgggacacaagtaatgggttagtgcatttgtaaacaggaatcgcttgacaagtggcccccttcatcccccccttcctcgtcctgatatggctctgcgtagtcggctggacgttaagcaacaaataaacaaacaaacatgaattcCTTTGCTCTttttgcacaaaatgaacacagctAAACTATCTCTAAATCTAGTATtgtaataaccttttttttgtattcttaaattcatcttcttctccttctgcttcttctgcctcttcttcttcttctaaatTGGGGGGCTGGGATGGCTCATTCGGTACACAGCGTGGACTACATATAGTTCCTCTGACTCTCATAGTCacaggtttgaatcccggtctccctctctctggtaTCGCCTTTGTTGTGGCTAGTGACATTGAACCACCAATACAAttttatttcaatcaatcaatatgaggcttatatcgcgcgtattccgtgggtacagttctaagcgcagggattttttttcttttcaatttttattcaaggcgcagggatttatttatgccgtgtgagatggaatttttttacacaatacatcacgcattcacatcggccagcagatcgcagccatttcggcgcatatcctacttttcacggcctattattccaagtcacacgggtattttggtggacatttttatctatgcctatacaattttgccaggaaagacccttttgtcaatcgtgggatcttttacgtgcacaccccaatgtagtgtacactaagtgtatttgttttaaatctaaATTGAGAACGTTCATACTTCAATGCACACTACAATGTGATATATTGTGCAAACATTAATTTGCATTACACAATAAAGCAAACATTAATACTACGGTACTTACTACATAAACTTTTGTACTTGCGATCTAGGATTTTATCTATTCTATCATATTGTAACTATTATTTACAGAATTTGTTGAAAAGGGTCACAGCCCTATTCCAGAACGATCTGCATCAGGAAGGTTCGCAACAAAAGACTCTTTGGCACCGCCACATAACCAGCCCTCTCCGCCTATGCATCAACCTTGTCCTGCTACAGCTGCACCTGACagtaagtcttcttcttctgtgtacGCATGCTATCAACTACAGTACTGCAAGCACTCCCAGTTTCGGATAAAAACAAATGCGATTGGTCACTTTGGCAGAAATAACAACTGTGAACAGAATGTTGATAGTAAAAGAAAGTAAGGAAGCAGGAAAGATGAGCCGGTgcctacctaacagcaaactagataGCTCCTGGTGttcaaaaacaggaggggccctTAATTTAAGTCCGCAGCGCTCCACTGCAGTAGGTGACAGTAAGTGACAATATGGGCTGAATCCATCCCATCTACATGGTGTTGGAGTGGGGACAGGACATATTTGAATGGCGATGTCGCTGTTCAGTGTCTGAAAGTCTCTTAAGTTTGTAGTTGCAAACAtgacttttctttctctctcccccccccccccccctcctcactcccACAAAGTAACATAGTAGATTTAATTTCTTATTTGTAGCTGCCATTCCATGTAAAAGTGAATACATTTACTTATTTAGTGTAAACTTGTCACCCTGGCATGAGGTaatatgaccggcacggttggcctagtggtaaggcgtccgccccttgatcgggaggttgtgggttcgaaccccggccgggtcatacctaagactttaaaattggcaatctagtggctgctccgcctggcgtctggcattatggggttagtgctaggactggttggtccggtgtcagaataatgtgactgggtgagacatgaagcctgtgctgcgacttctgtcttgtgtgtggcgcacgttatatgtcaaagcagcaccgccctgatatggcccttcatggtcggctgggcgttaagcaaacaaacaaacaaaaaatgaggtAATATCACAAGGGTTATTCATGTTTTTGTATTTGTCAGATTCTGCTGATGATGAGGAAGCACCAGAAATCCAAAGGAAGTTTCAACGGTGTGCTGCTGACAGCAGTGCATGCTCAAACAGTTCAGTATATGGCCTTAAGTCTGAAATGGTGTCCACAGCTGAAATAGCTGTGCAACCTTGGCTCTAACCTGATTTgtacatcaaagaaaaataaaatccttgtaaagattaatgagacttgtaaaaaaaagtatgaagtacacacctagagaaacattgtgtgctcagttgttgtttttaatgaaaatgtcgccattatctgaagtcagcagcactacattttggccattttttgtgacatgaccttacagcatattgaaacatggtctactctgtcatatttatgggacagaatgtcatgaatgacttttcactgagccagtaaaactcaaatgtacctttgacaaagcaaagtttttgaattttgtcagtgagcctgcagaaaatggggagacaaaatttcacagaaagttcataactatttccgtaagacttcatttttgttcactgatcagctctaaataataattaaagattgaaacctgatatagtttgtaaaaaagtattttacagtatgttttgcagaggtataaaacataaaaagggttgtttgacttgtttttgcatgttcaaaagtagtttgaagtttacgtgcagattttcttgtgaaaaaagagttatgaactttccaaccttttgccttataaaaagagtaaattgactggttggggaacacctagctttgtaatgcatttggatccactagcagcagtcacactgaaagtttgcatcaagttcattcattggtgtttgagtaattgagaaataaaaaattcttgtgagaaagttatgaactttcctactatctccactgagagtgttttttgtccttaaatgctagccatgaaagttaaggttgtagtggaacagcaattttgcatataaaagtacattagatttagatactaagcaatttttgtcaccaaagtcaagcagtatgctttagttagccattttctctgtgtcttgcgcactatttttatgtgagagttactaactcatgtcaaaacccaaaatatatgtaaaatgactattttcagtttccaaattacactgtaccatgattttcatcacaaaaagaatctactggctgctgactgtttctttctgaagtacttagccgttttgtcatgaagttcataacttcacataactcaagctcatttttcaagggcgtgtttaaaataatgccttgttaatagcaaaagagtacatttgactttatctggacattttgtaagaagttttctgaatatcaaccctcaaaattacattttgataattccagcatgaatctgggttgactgcacggtgtacataacttcacatcaactgaccctcagccccacggtgtgaagttatgaacacatgccatgagtatgatttatacacaataattaatttactacactaaatcactacctcaaatgatgtgctgctcttctccagagtaggctgttacagtttgatgtcatttttattttaatttaccagcagattttagtacgtagcttttcagttaaataaatgatgtgaagttatgaacacacagtcagctgacataaacactaactaaataatgatttcggtaacagttttcatgactgagtttggttaagtaaatcattaagttgtttagaattatttgcaagagactttagttagttattttagtataaatgtgtgattgatgtgaagttatgaactttcacaagtttcaaacaatttgttttattttggcaattaaaatctgattttgtaatataactaagtgcagctttagcctatactataactctgtgttctcagtttgtcattgttttgcaaatatattatacagtaactgtactagagaccaacataacaaaaattcttgtgaagttatgcgcacgctcacattttatgatttttgttatcgtttgttttcacaaatgttttacttttattacttagttgtatgttgattacaaagagtagctggagagaaaataagatgacatatgcactttcttactttggtttgaattagccatagtttg
This region of Littorina saxatilis isolate snail1 linkage group LG8, US_GU_Lsax_2.0, whole genome shotgun sequence genomic DNA includes:
- the LOC138974269 gene encoding uncharacterized protein isoform X3, which translates into the protein MVQAALAKSLPAIPLPDDTSNHPVDCSFEPQALVTEDSISSHHSVDSQMSEGHIRGSDTLRKFVTSAQLAEPQFITSTSLRKQVATLSQIVSLKDNELDALAQFMGHREYYRLPSDMMQLAKVSKLLLALEKGKLQDHQRCTLDEMEVAEDEAITSDEEAEFVEKGHSPIPERSASGRFATKDSLAPPHNQPSPPMHQPCPATAAPDNSADDEEAPEIQRKFQRCAADSSACSNSEPPSSWTFSPVGVAMMNTRCSVFTQITSPSASSNESSTDNEYLPEQWSHSKPKKLKSKATRNSSNQPRRLWLEEEVKAVEAHLLKYIATQVLPRKEDIQKCLQAEETLIIRTWLHVKNYTCTKQDYCFAKKSAKLNNVQLFSY
- the LOC138974269 gene encoding uncharacterized protein isoform X1; translated protein: MADADTRGERRSRYITTDTVEPGGRGQRFKTREYFPHFSYGQRMVQAALAKSLPAIPLPDDTSNHPVDCSFEPQALVTEDSISSHHSVDSQMSEGHIRGSDTLRKFVTSAQLAEPQFITSTSLRKQVATLSQIVSLKDNELDALAQFMGHREYYRLPSDMMQLAKVSKLLLALEKGKLQDHQRCTLDEMEVAEDEAITSDEEAEFVEKGHSPIPERSASGRFATKDSLAPPHNQPSPPMHQPCPATAAPDNSADDEEAPEIQRKFQRCAADSSACSNSEPPSSWTFSPVGVAMMNTRCSVFTQITSPSASSNESSTDNEYLPEQWSHSKPKKLKSKATRNSSNQPRRLWLEEEVKAVEAHLLKYIATQVLPRKEDIQKCLQAEETLIIRTWLHVKNYTCTKQDYCFAKKSAKLNNVQLFSY
- the LOC138974269 gene encoding uncharacterized protein isoform X2, with amino-acid sequence MADADTRGERRSRYITTDTVEPGGRGQRFKTREYFPHFSYGQRMVQAALAKSLPAIPLPDDTSNHPVDCSFEPQALVTEDSISSHHSVDSQMSEGHIRGSDTLRKFVTSAQLAEPQFITSTSLRKQVATLSQIVSLKDNELDALAQFMGHREYYRLPSDMMQLAKVSKLLLALEKGKLQDHQRCTLDEMEVAEDEAITSDEEAEFVEKGHSPIPERSASGRFATKDSLAPPHNQPSPPMHQPCPATAAPDSEPPSSWTFSPVGVAMMNTRCSVFTQITSPSASSNESSTDNEYLPEQWSHSKPKKLKSKATRNSSNQPRRLWLEEEVKAVEAHLLKYIATQVLPRKEDIQKCLQAEETLIIRTWLHVKNYTCTKQDYCFAKKSAKLNNVQLFSY